A single genomic interval of Alteromonas sp. CI.11.F.A3 harbors:
- a CDS encoding SpvB/TcaC N-terminal domain-containing protein yields MQISRSVLVLLSMLLMLISSIADASEDQPSIYEKNGVYYLKASPTWIPISGSRFVIVPVYDDGDIIELKRSGNGWVSTAISFSQFNSISPTIKTGSTYEYADVNGDGLSDFLIDLPGEELQLQLLASSDGGYLASNVSTINNTNWLTKGGSAAEQKFSAASIASTNFNGQTSGSPSVSGGAAAYSIPIDVVPGRAGIQPDISLQYNSRSGVGVAGVGWSLNANNSISRCAATLAHDGVVGAIKFSYSSDKLCLNGQRLINVSGSYGFANTEYRFEIDNFTRVFQRTGNTDSSSTYFEVKSPDGSISYYGQTTGSKVSPSGTSKTLSWLLNKTKDVSGKNHMSYYYTNYGAGEKLLTSIKYTGDGTTDGNRKVVFVYQNKSKPRNSYLWGTLTESTKRLDYIDTFYNNSRVKRYNLSYSASRASGRDLLSNVQECGYIGRTLCKEKTSFNWSDDTPSVAFERFSFNSNVMYSSEKKIEHILPRGDINGDGVRDWKGYFVNAEGKLTGTTTKSINPCHTNLYKRVVVCAEGDFNKDGLTDDWRNHNGTLQLKHSSNTNGSSWFSTGISLAKKNTYYSNFQDDHIMNIADYNGDGWPDLMVYRFEDYENAKLWFYSHTGNVSSPYSAQPKLVYTFQSTGRVSRPSEIRPLTSVQFMGDMDGDSTPDLLIAKHSTNSKYSIEYPQPQPLGFLYNSGNGYSYTTSSFSYVASGSSWGSKTFFTYFTDINGDGLQDWIGWKENPDSDTESLLVAKLNKGNRLFGEEQLIQGDNLATKYSFVFFPGGGDAEFTAPKYGQAIKVADIDGDGIAELLEPGQRLVTGCMEVTDHNGRIQRRCGDSIYGAYRTSSESVAHINASENDDSIYKWNAFHFSQDSNGTIRLTKKSTNYIGHGYQSAFVDSHGKGLPDLVSLHTKTWPTNSFQNTGSGTVMAAHFENYGAYYSRNKGAARGSELYLPHDLLESVSAPKGVSATWKYRPLSSDEYDRSGTNAQPYYETDFDYTEQLTGGEGEYLHFASSMYTVAEFNIDNGVGGKNKHLYRYKGAVFNTKGRGFMGFREITHENVAAKTISGVEFGQMFPTTGLVEASSVTEVGQTRPFIVTTNDWVETSAYNGTNTYKLHNARQIKREYDVNSLYSQLSATTTSIAQSDIDARGNVLKSRTVKVDEYSELEIINTASYSASNDWPHKLNWKATTSHLSPKNSSVLWGTTNTFSRSSSTKIEQWDTVHRKPKVVVSTGSSSKFSRSQCLSTSNVTPCSVVETTYNSYGLPSKQQTKGVVLKGSGNSKAVETRTVSTTYSDNGSTESAKGYFPFKSIHENGNYDLVTTAQTSPYFGGVEKITDANGLATSTKYDSLFRPTEINAPGVAKQTFNYSSPDSAKGSQHVLYMVSTSQAGMPGTKTYMDELGRSLREATEGFGSGQWSFIDKRYNALGQLTHESLPHGGTPVYTYFSGYDVIGRLTGKTTPAVDSREDFTTEYTYSALKTEIETYASDGHNLSMSRSHDSNGLLMQTTDAKGGVTRYGYDSQGNPVVIEDAAGNQIVAHYDNFGRKLWVDDPNQGKTTFTYNAFSDLENELDANGDYQRYDYDLLGRVKQRYSSDGNATFTWDTRKRGLLSKTSASGVSKEFYFDSLARPSEVRTSIDGTVYSTKTAYNASHGFVKSITYPNGLKVAMDYNSRGYLTTEKNAASGYVYRKINEQDSLGNIKKASIANNKQQGEYLYSQRTGQMLMSLVTANGSNVHYLDYDNYDSYGNLRSQVNRAVSSPQRDTYSYDNLQRLTRSAISVGNTTTYIDYGYDAVGNLKKKSDYSTNSNSAYLYQSGTNKVTSVALKAGGTATFGYDRKGNLIKRNNVTEFTYNVMNKPTVINRLGSRVSLSYDADWTRFKQVRTVDGKAITTHYIDKLYEVEKEGSNTTQTSYVSDVAVIVEGTNQKKIRFTHRDRLGSATTLMDHNNNVMAYRFYDPFGKPRMGDGSLMQSFGKSARLGNNLLDVDMSTRRGFTDHEHLDEVEIIHMNGRVYDYNLGRFMSVDPFVHGGSQGLNPYSYVMNNPLRFVDPTGYTAESPEEERKPLEIVIRCGGNQPSCGDKDEGKTDGVISTHNKEGREGDSKRDNKPKSNGSEGQPRNEKRDIPVSDIGSMGTLALQTYSGVSNGSESKGSHNQNPTRHSSTVTPSWHKYIPVYGSIMQAKEDFQNGNYGWAVFNSAMAVSDVFLVNAIARAGMRVAMGTAWKKGSHTWAATRRWLGNTGQAAKGQHVHHWFAHRNQGPFKHLPDSIKNQPWNLMNMPSAAVHTAIHGKGRNPYNLAGKLYYGTPQWAKAASAYAGGRLTNEVANENY; encoded by the coding sequence ATGCAAATTAGCCGCTCAGTTTTAGTTCTCTTGTCAATGTTATTAATGCTAATTAGTAGCATTGCAGATGCCAGTGAAGACCAACCTTCTATTTATGAAAAGAATGGAGTTTATTACTTAAAAGCTTCTCCCACGTGGATCCCTATCAGTGGCTCAAGATTTGTAATAGTTCCCGTTTATGACGATGGTGACATAATAGAGTTAAAGCGCTCAGGCAATGGTTGGGTTTCAACAGCCATTAGTTTTTCACAATTTAATTCAATATCACCAACGATAAAAACGGGTTCTACATATGAATATGCAGACGTTAATGGCGATGGATTAAGTGATTTCTTAATAGACCTGCCGGGAGAAGAGTTGCAGTTGCAGTTACTTGCTTCCTCGGATGGTGGATATCTTGCCAGCAATGTTTCTACTATTAATAATACTAATTGGCTTACTAAAGGCGGCAGCGCAGCTGAGCAGAAATTCTCAGCCGCATCGATTGCTTCTACAAATTTCAATGGGCAAACTTCAGGCTCGCCTAGTGTTTCAGGGGGGGCCGCAGCGTACTCTATCCCTATCGATGTTGTCCCAGGGCGCGCGGGAATACAACCAGATATTAGTCTCCAATACAATAGTAGGTCAGGTGTGGGTGTTGCGGGAGTAGGCTGGTCTCTCAATGCTAATAATTCAATTTCCCGATGCGCAGCTACACTGGCTCACGATGGTGTAGTTGGAGCAATCAAGTTCAGCTATTCTAGCGATAAACTTTGCTTAAATGGTCAACGCTTGATAAACGTTTCAGGATCATATGGCTTTGCAAATACCGAATACAGATTCGAAATTGATAACTTTACTAGAGTGTTTCAAAGAACAGGTAACACTGATTCAAGCTCTACCTATTTCGAAGTTAAAAGCCCAGATGGTTCAATTTCATATTATGGGCAAACTACTGGCTCAAAAGTTTCTCCAAGTGGCACATCAAAAACACTGTCTTGGCTACTAAATAAGACTAAAGATGTCAGTGGTAAAAACCACATGAGCTATTACTATACCAACTATGGTGCAGGCGAAAAATTATTAACAAGTATTAAGTACACAGGCGATGGCACTACAGATGGAAATCGTAAAGTTGTATTTGTGTACCAAAACAAAAGTAAGCCCAGAAATTCGTATCTTTGGGGCACACTAACAGAAAGCACAAAACGATTAGATTACATCGACACCTTTTACAATAACTCTCGCGTTAAACGCTACAACCTTAGCTATAGTGCAAGTCGAGCATCTGGACGCGACTTGCTGTCAAACGTACAGGAGTGCGGTTATATAGGAAGAACACTCTGTAAAGAAAAAACGTCTTTTAATTGGAGTGATGATACGCCTTCAGTCGCCTTTGAACGATTCAGTTTCAATTCTAATGTGATGTATTCGTCTGAGAAGAAAATTGAACACATACTTCCCAGAGGTGATATCAATGGTGATGGCGTAAGAGATTGGAAAGGGTATTTTGTTAACGCAGAAGGTAAGTTAACTGGTACAACAACAAAGTCAATTAACCCTTGTCATACGAACCTTTATAAAAGGGTAGTGGTTTGTGCCGAGGGAGATTTTAACAAAGATGGCTTAACCGATGATTGGAGAAACCACAACGGTACGCTTCAGTTAAAACATTCATCAAATACTAATGGAAGTAGCTGGTTTTCAACCGGAATTTCATTAGCGAAAAAGAACACTTACTACTCAAACTTCCAAGACGACCATATTATGAACATTGCCGATTACAATGGTGATGGCTGGCCAGATCTAATGGTTTACAGGTTTGAAGATTATGAAAACGCTAAATTATGGTTTTATTCTCACACGGGTAACGTTTCTTCGCCTTATTCTGCACAACCTAAACTCGTTTATACTTTTCAATCGACAGGCAGGGTTTCTAGGCCATCAGAAATTAGACCGTTAACATCTGTCCAATTTATGGGCGATATGGATGGTGACAGTACTCCAGATTTATTGATTGCGAAACATAGTACAAATTCTAAGTACAGCATTGAATATCCTCAGCCTCAGCCATTGGGGTTCTTGTATAATTCGGGTAATGGTTATAGTTACACTACATCATCTTTTTCATATGTTGCTAGTGGTTCTTCGTGGGGGTCAAAAACTTTTTTCACCTATTTCACCGACATCAATGGCGATGGTTTGCAAGATTGGATAGGCTGGAAAGAAAATCCAGACAGTGACACTGAAAGTTTGTTAGTTGCCAAACTGAACAAAGGCAATAGGTTGTTTGGTGAAGAGCAACTTATTCAAGGTGACAACCTTGCAACTAAATACTCCTTTGTTTTCTTTCCTGGTGGTGGAGACGCAGAATTTACCGCACCTAAGTATGGCCAGGCTATCAAAGTGGCCGACATAGATGGCGATGGCATTGCAGAATTGCTTGAGCCAGGGCAACGCTTAGTAACGGGATGCATGGAAGTCACTGATCACAATGGTCGAATTCAACGGCGGTGTGGTGATAGTATTTATGGGGCGTATAGAACGAGTAGTGAATCAGTTGCGCACATTAATGCTAGCGAGAATGACGATAGTATTTATAAATGGAACGCATTTCACTTTAGTCAAGATTCAAACGGCACTATCAGACTAACAAAAAAATCAACTAATTATATTGGCCATGGCTATCAATCCGCGTTCGTAGATAGTCATGGTAAAGGTTTACCTGATCTAGTATCACTGCATACTAAGACGTGGCCTACAAACAGTTTTCAAAATACTGGAAGTGGAACTGTGATGGCCGCTCATTTTGAAAATTATGGTGCGTATTATAGTCGGAATAAAGGGGCGGCAAGAGGCAGTGAGCTTTACCTTCCTCATGACCTTCTTGAATCGGTTTCTGCACCTAAAGGTGTGTCTGCGACATGGAAATATCGCCCCCTTAGTAGTGATGAATACGATAGATCCGGCACTAACGCTCAACCTTATTATGAAACCGATTTCGATTACACGGAACAGTTAACGGGTGGGGAAGGTGAATACCTTCATTTTGCATCAAGTATGTATACCGTTGCTGAGTTTAATATTGATAATGGAGTCGGTGGAAAAAACAAACATCTTTATCGCTATAAGGGCGCTGTTTTCAACACGAAGGGACGCGGCTTCATGGGATTTAGGGAAATTACTCATGAGAATGTAGCAGCTAAAACCATTTCAGGCGTTGAATTTGGTCAAATGTTCCCTACGACTGGGTTAGTTGAAGCCTCTAGCGTAACAGAAGTTGGGCAAACAAGACCTTTCATAGTTACGACCAACGATTGGGTAGAAACATCAGCTTATAACGGAACGAATACTTATAAGCTTCACAATGCGAGACAAATAAAGCGAGAGTACGACGTAAACTCTTTGTACTCGCAGTTATCTGCAACGACTACCAGTATTGCGCAGTCTGATATTGACGCAAGAGGCAACGTACTTAAAAGTAGAACGGTAAAGGTCGATGAGTATAGCGAGTTAGAAATCATTAATACGGCTTCTTATAGTGCTTCAAATGATTGGCCGCATAAGCTTAATTGGAAAGCGACAACCTCCCACCTAAGCCCCAAAAATAGCTCAGTGTTGTGGGGAACCACCAATACCTTCTCACGCTCATCTTCTACCAAAATAGAACAGTGGGATACTGTACATAGAAAGCCGAAAGTTGTTGTTTCTACTGGTTCATCCAGTAAATTTTCCCGCAGCCAGTGCCTAAGCACTTCAAACGTAACGCCATGTAGTGTGGTAGAGACTACTTACAATAGCTATGGTTTACCCTCAAAGCAGCAAACAAAAGGCGTTGTTTTGAAGGGAAGTGGGAATAGCAAAGCGGTTGAAACGCGCACAGTAAGTACCACTTATTCAGATAATGGTTCTACAGAAAGTGCTAAGGGGTACTTCCCTTTCAAATCAATTCATGAGAACGGAAATTATGATCTTGTAACGACCGCGCAAACTAGTCCATATTTTGGCGGCGTGGAAAAAATTACAGATGCTAATGGGTTAGCTACTTCTACAAAGTACGACAGTTTATTTAGGCCGACTGAAATTAATGCGCCTGGTGTCGCGAAGCAAACGTTTAATTACTCTTCGCCAGATAGTGCAAAAGGTTCTCAACATGTGCTTTACATGGTTTCTACAAGCCAAGCAGGCATGCCTGGAACAAAAACGTACATGGACGAATTAGGCCGAAGTTTGCGCGAAGCTACTGAAGGTTTTGGCAGCGGGCAATGGAGCTTCATTGATAAACGGTACAACGCGCTAGGTCAACTAACGCATGAGTCCCTGCCCCATGGTGGTACTCCGGTTTATACATACTTTTCTGGTTACGATGTTATTGGAAGACTAACTGGAAAAACAACGCCAGCTGTAGATAGCCGCGAAGATTTTACCACTGAATATACTTATTCAGCGCTAAAAACGGAAATTGAAACTTATGCTAGCGATGGTCATAATTTATCGATGAGCCGTTCTCACGACAGCAACGGCTTACTGATGCAAACCACCGACGCAAAAGGTGGTGTAACACGTTATGGATATGATTCTCAAGGCAACCCTGTAGTTATTGAAGATGCTGCAGGAAACCAAATAGTGGCGCATTACGATAATTTTGGTCGGAAGCTTTGGGTTGACGATCCTAATCAAGGTAAAACCACCTTTACCTACAACGCATTTAGTGACTTAGAAAATGAACTTGATGCAAATGGTGATTACCAGCGTTACGACTACGATTTATTAGGCCGGGTGAAACAACGCTATTCTAGTGACGGAAATGCAACGTTTACGTGGGATACTAGAAAGCGTGGTTTGTTATCAAAAACATCTGCGTCAGGTGTATCGAAAGAGTTTTATTTCGATAGTTTGGCACGACCCAGCGAAGTAAGAACCTCCATAGACGGCACAGTTTATTCTACTAAAACTGCTTATAACGCTAGCCACGGCTTCGTTAAGTCCATTACCTACCCGAACGGGCTTAAGGTCGCTATGGACTATAATAGCAGGGGCTATTTAACAACGGAGAAAAATGCGGCAAGTGGCTATGTTTATCGTAAAATAAACGAGCAAGACAGTTTAGGAAATATCAAAAAAGCGAGTATTGCTAACAATAAACAGCAAGGTGAATACTTGTATAGCCAACGAACGGGCCAAATGTTGATGAGTTTAGTCACGGCAAATGGTTCGAATGTACACTATCTTGATTACGACAACTACGACAGCTACGGAAACCTGCGTAGCCAAGTGAACCGAGCAGTAAGCTCACCCCAACGAGATACTTATTCTTATGACAATCTGCAAAGGTTAACGCGTTCTGCAATCAGTGTTGGTAATACGACGACTTATATCGATTATGGTTATGACGCAGTTGGGAACTTGAAGAAAAAGTCGGATTATTCTACCAATAGCAATAGTGCGTATTTATATCAAAGTGGCACAAACAAAGTGACTTCAGTGGCACTTAAAGCCGGTGGTACAGCGACGTTTGGTTATGACAGAAAAGGCAACTTAATTAAGCGAAATAACGTTACCGAGTTTACTTATAACGTTATGAATAAGCCCACGGTAATTAATCGCCTAGGCTCGCGAGTTTCACTTTCTTACGACGCTGATTGGACGCGATTTAAGCAAGTTAGAACAGTAGATGGTAAAGCAATCACTACGCATTACATCGATAAGCTGTATGAAGTTGAAAAAGAAGGCTCAAATACAACACAAACGTCTTATGTCAGTGATGTTGCGGTTATTGTTGAGGGCACGAATCAGAAGAAAATACGCTTTACACATAGAGATAGATTGGGAAGTGCTACCACTCTCATGGATCACAATAACAACGTGATGGCCTATCGTTTTTATGACCCGTTCGGGAAACCGCGTATGGGTGACGGCAGTTTAATGCAAAGTTTTGGTAAATCCGCTCGTCTTGGAAATAATTTACTAGATGTAGATATGTCTACACGACGTGGTTTTACTGATCACGAGCACTTGGATGAAGTTGAAATCATTCATATGAATGGCAGGGTGTATGATTACAACCTTGGTAGGTTTATGTCGGTTGATCCTTTTGTGCATGGTGGCTCGCAAGGTTTGAATCCATATTCGTATGTTATGAATAATCCATTACGATTTGTTGATCCTACAGGTTATACAGCTGAATCTCCTGAGGAAGAACGAAAACCTTTAGAGATTGTAATTCGTTGTGGAGGAAATCAACCATCGTGCGGTGATAAGGATGAGGGTAAGACTGATGGAGTAATAAGTACCCACAATAAAGAAGGTAGAGAGGGAGATTCAAAGCGAGATAACAAGCCTAAAAGTAATGGTTCAGAGGGGCAGCCTCGCAATGAAAAACGAGATATACCTGTTAGCGATATCGGTTCAATGGGAACTCTTGCGCTTCAAACATACAGTGGAGTCAGTAACGGGAGTGAATCTAAGGGGTCTCATAATCAAAATCCAACCAGACATTCATCGACAGTCACTCCATCATGGCATAAATATATACCCGTATATGGCTCCATAATGCAGGCAAAAGAAGATTTTCAAAATGGTAATTATGGATGGGCAGTGTTTAATTCAGCCATGGCTGTCTCCGATGTTTTCCTTGTTAATGCTATTGCAAGAGCAGGAATGAGGGTTGCAATGGGGACAGCATGGAAAAAAGGATCTCATACTTGGGCTGCTACAAGGAGATGGTTAGGGAATACAGGGCAAGCAGCCAAAGGGCAACACGTACATCATTGGTTTGCACATAGAAATCAAGGGCCTTTCAAACACCTTCCCGATTCAATAAAGAATCAGCCTTGGAATCTGATGAATATGCCAAGTGCAGCAGTTCATACTGCCATTCATGGTAAAGGAAGAAACCCATACAACTTGGCCGGCAAGCTTTATTATGGAACTCCTCAGTGGGCAAAGGCGGCGAGCGCTTACGCTGGAGGAAGGTTAACTAATGAAGTTGCAAATGAAAATTATTAA
- a CDS encoding transposase, with translation MPRARNSQISLSETPYYHCVSRCVRRAFLCGEDKLTSQSYEHRRQWVEDRIHYLTEVFSIDVCAYAVMSNHTHLVLHVDLEKIKTMTSEEVVTRWHKVFNGTLLTRQYLVEESRERMREAQLKTIEATIAVWRKRLCDISWFMRCLNEYIARQANKEDQCTGRFWEGRFKSQALLDEAALMACMTYVDLNPVRAKMANTPEHAKHTSIQYRLNAAKRKVAPKYLMPFVGNPRKNMPKGLPFSLMDYVQLVDLTGRQVRKDKRGAIADTEPPVIARLGLTAEHWFELATTFEYCFSSAAGKLEYLENYCKSQCMQRVSSRANAIRLFT, from the coding sequence ATGCCTAGAGCCAGAAATTCTCAAATCAGCTTGTCAGAAACCCCCTACTATCACTGCGTATCACGCTGTGTACGCCGTGCTTTCTTATGCGGTGAAGATAAGCTTACAAGCCAAAGTTATGAGCATCGTCGCCAGTGGGTTGAAGATAGAATTCACTACCTTACTGAAGTATTTTCCATTGATGTATGTGCCTATGCAGTAATGAGCAATCATACGCATTTAGTACTACACGTTGATTTAGAAAAGATAAAAACAATGACCTCTGAGGAAGTGGTTACCAGGTGGCATAAAGTGTTTAACGGCACGCTGTTAACACGCCAGTATCTGGTTGAGGAAAGCCGAGAGCGCATGCGAGAAGCACAACTAAAAACCATTGAGGCAACGATAGCGGTATGGAGAAAGCGCTTATGTGATATTAGCTGGTTTATGCGTTGCTTGAATGAATACATAGCACGGCAAGCAAATAAAGAAGACCAATGTACAGGTCGATTTTGGGAAGGGCGATTTAAATCACAAGCGCTACTTGATGAAGCAGCATTAATGGCGTGCATGACTTATGTTGATTTAAACCCTGTAAGAGCAAAGATGGCAAATACACCTGAACACGCTAAGCATACCAGTATCCAATACCGACTCAATGCTGCAAAACGCAAGGTAGCACCTAAGTACCTTATGCCGTTTGTAGGTAACCCAAGAAAGAATATGCCAAAAGGATTGCCATTCTCGTTGATGGATTATGTTCAGTTAGTCGATTTAACTGGTAGGCAAGTGCGAAAAGATAAAAGAGGAGCGATAGCAGATACCGAACCGCCTGTTATAGCTCGCTTAGGGTTAACCGCAGAGCATTGGTTTGAACTTGCAACAACGTTCGAATATTGTTTTTCAAGCGCCGCTGGAAAGCTGGAATATCTTGAAAACTATTGCAAAAGCCAATGTATGCAGCGGGTTTCTAGCCGGGCTAATGCTATTAGGTTGTTCACTTAA
- a CDS encoding transposase: MPRARNSQISLSETPYYHCVSRCVRRAFLCGEDKLTSQSYEHRRQWVEDRIHYLTEVFSIDVCAYAVMSNHTHLVLHVDLEKIKTMTSEEVFTRWHKVFNGTLLTRQYLVEESRERMREAQLKTIEATIAVWRKRLCDISWFMRCLNEYIVITMDRHR; encoded by the coding sequence ATGCCTAGAGCCAGAAATTCTCAAATCAGCTTGTCAGAAACCCCCTACTATCACTGCGTATCACGGTGTGTACGCCGTGCTTTCTTATGCGGTGAAGATAAGCTTACAAGCCAAAGTTATGAGCATCGTCGCCAGTGGGTTGAAGATAGAATTCACTACCTTACTGAAGTATTTTCCATTGATGTATGTGCCTATGCAGTAATGAGCAATCATACGCATTTAGTACTACACGTTGATTTAGAAAAGATAAAAACAATGACCTCTGAGGAAGTGTTTACCAGGTGGCATAAAGTGTTTAACGGCACGCTGTTAACACGCCAGTATCTGGTTGAGGAAAGCCGAGAGCGCATGCGAGAAGCACAACTAAAAACCATTGAGGCAACGATAGCGGTATGGAGAAAGCGCTTATGTGACATTAGTTGGTTTATGCGTTGCTTGAATGAATACATAGTAATTACTATGGACAGGCATCGTTAA